The following are from one region of the Chloroflexota bacterium genome:
- a CDS encoding PD40 domain-containing protein: MIGDKWKSEIREFNDAKTGRVVQQLTTTGNNVHLYFTENSFDTHKNEIIFRSDRASGENRAPHENPLYNLFRMDLDSGIIEQLTDESETVDASGNVTKTPDSQLVVYHTGKKFKLLDTTTGKISVIYAETGNFTIRAPSIAQNRRYIAFARNEDVRVPRGPNYSGFKESFYRIKDGRITLAYLDGSGWFDVFKDTHWTAHFQFCPDDSTLGSFCHEGPWNLVTQRIWFLDFVSREARPCFRQDEQDSVGHEFWTQDGYLFFDNRGPGHDGTITSDRTQAVATNVSVNQNAMIPFVGLADRHGNVVKRMDMPFYCNHYHANPDNTILVGDDVDDLVLIDISGKEAKLQVLCNHQTSWHTQSAHCHPTWSWDGKQILYASDLGGRVNLYLVKP, translated from the coding sequence ATGATCGGCGACAAGTGGAAATCGGAGATTCGTGAATTCAACGATGCCAAGACCGGGCGCGTCGTTCAGCAATTGACGACGACCGGCAATAATGTACATTTGTACTTTACCGAAAACTCGTTCGATACGCACAAGAACGAAATCATCTTTCGATCCGATCGCGCGTCCGGCGAAAATCGCGCGCCGCACGAAAACCCGCTTTACAACCTGTTTCGCATGGATCTCGACAGCGGCATCATCGAACAGTTGACCGACGAATCAGAGACGGTGGACGCGTCGGGGAACGTAACCAAAACGCCGGACAGCCAGCTCGTCGTTTACCACACCGGCAAGAAATTCAAATTGCTTGATACGACGACCGGGAAAATCTCGGTGATCTATGCCGAGACCGGCAATTTCACGATTCGCGCGCCATCCATCGCGCAGAATCGGCGTTACATCGCGTTCGCCCGTAATGAAGATGTGCGAGTCCCGCGTGGTCCGAATTATTCCGGTTTCAAAGAAAGTTTCTATCGCATCAAGGATGGTCGCATCACGTTGGCGTATCTCGACGGCTCTGGTTGGTTCGACGTGTTCAAGGATACGCACTGGACGGCGCATTTCCAATTTTGTCCCGACGACAGCACGCTGGGTTCGTTCTGTCACGAAGGTCCCTGGAACTTGGTGACGCAACGCATCTGGTTTTTAGATTTTGTCTCGCGCGAGGCGCGACCTTGCTTTCGCCAGGACGAGCAAGATTCGGTGGGGCACGAATTCTGGACCCAGGATGGCTATCTCTTTTTCGACAATCGCGGACCGGGGCACGATGGCACGATTACCTCGGATCGGACGCAAGCGGTCGCGACGAATGTGTCGGTGAATCAGAACGCGATGATTCCGTTCGTCGGCTTGGCAGATCGTCACGGCAATGTCGTCAAGCGAATGGATATGCCGTTCTACTGCAATCACTATCACGCGAATCCGGACAATACGATTCTAGTCGGCGATGATGTGGACGATTTGGTGTTGATTGACATTTCCGGCAAGGAGGCGAAATTACAAGTATTGTGCAATCACCAAACGTCGTGGCATACACAGAGCGCGCATTGTCACCCAACGTGGAGCTGGGATGGCAAGCAAATTCTCTACGCGTCCGATCTGGGCGGGCGAGTGAATTTGTATTTGGTGAAACCGTAG
- a CDS encoding SRPBCC family protein, with the protein MSKLKSFTILGALAGTLTIAVYVKRVRPWSLRWGARRSEIKRVYPGDELVPHPRLNATRAITIHAPVETVWQWLVQIGQGRGGFYTYDWIENLMGLDMRSADHIVPEWQTLMVGDIVPLAPGGFGIPVAIREPNRAFVLFGDSREDAAMKEMTAAGNFFTALWGWHLVALDDHTTRLIERWCADWNPSLFNTIFMRAFLEPGAFIMSRGMMLGIKARAEKTDR; encoded by the coding sequence ATGTCCAAACTCAAATCGTTCACAATCCTGGGTGCGCTCGCCGGCACACTGACGATTGCAGTCTATGTGAAACGCGTTCGCCCGTGGTCGTTACGCTGGGGCGCGCGGCGTTCTGAAATAAAGCGCGTGTATCCGGGCGACGAACTTGTGCCGCATCCCAGGTTGAACGCGACGCGCGCGATCACAATTCACGCGCCGGTCGAAACCGTATGGCAGTGGCTCGTCCAGATTGGACAGGGACGCGGTGGGTTTTACACGTACGACTGGATCGAGAACCTGATGGGACTCGACATGCGTAGCGCGGATCACATCGTCCCAGAGTGGCAGACCCTCATGGTAGGCGATATTGTGCCGCTCGCGCCGGGCGGTTTTGGAATACCGGTCGCGATTCGCGAACCGAACCGCGCGTTCGTCTTGTTCGGCGACTCACGCGAGGACGCGGCGATGAAAGAGATGACCGCCGCGGGAAATTTCTTTACCGCGTTGTGGGGCTGGCATCTCGTCGCGCTCGACGATCACACGACGCGCTTGATCGAACGATGGTGCGCGGACTGGAATCCGAGTTTGTTTAACACGATTTTTATGCGCGCCTTCCTTGAACCGGGCGCATTTATCATGTCGCGCGGTATGATGCTCGGCATCAAAGCGCGCGCGGAGAAAACAGATCGCTAA
- a CDS encoding ABC transporter permease codes for MLRFIIQRLLLLPVLLILFSIIVFALVQAPPGDYLTSYMATLASSGSSLDASQVEALKHQWGLDEPFHIQYLRWMENLFHGDLGLSLEYQRPNIELLGERLVLTLALALLSFAVTWIVAIPAGIITATHPHSVVDYVFTALNYVGVAIPNFMLALVLMWVTYAYFGFSVTGLFSAEFVDVPWSWERVVDLAKHIWLPVVILGVAGTARLTRVMRANLLDELTKPYVVTARAKGMSEWQLVMKYPVRLALNPLISTIGWYLPQLFSGSLIVATVMSLQNIGPLLLRALVSEDMYLAGSILLIYCLLAIVGTLISDILLAMLDPRIRMGEA; via the coding sequence ATGCTCCGATTTATTATTCAACGCTTATTGCTGCTCCCGGTTTTGCTGATTCTTTTTTCGATAATCGTCTTTGCCCTGGTCCAGGCACCACCAGGTGATTATTTGACCAGTTATATGGCAACGCTGGCTTCGTCTGGATCGTCGCTGGATGCCTCGCAGGTCGAAGCGCTCAAGCACCAGTGGGGACTTGACGAACCGTTCCACATCCAATATTTGCGCTGGATGGAAAATCTCTTTCACGGCGACCTGGGGTTGTCGCTAGAGTACCAACGTCCGAATATCGAGTTGCTCGGCGAACGGTTGGTGCTTACACTCGCGCTCGCGCTCTTGTCGTTTGCGGTCACGTGGATTGTGGCGATTCCGGCAGGCATCATCACAGCGACGCATCCCCATTCGGTCGTTGACTATGTATTCACGGCGCTGAATTATGTTGGCGTCGCAATCCCCAACTTTATGCTCGCGCTCGTGTTGATGTGGGTCACATACGCTTATTTCGGCTTTAGTGTCACGGGCTTGTTTTCTGCCGAGTTCGTGGACGTGCCATGGAGTTGGGAGCGTGTGGTTGACCTGGCAAAGCACATCTGGTTGCCGGTGGTGATCCTGGGCGTCGCTGGGACCGCCCGCTTGACGCGGGTGATGCGCGCGAATTTGCTCGATGAGCTGACCAAGCCCTACGTCGTCACCGCGCGCGCCAAGGGGATGTCGGAGTGGCAACTGGTGATGAAGTACCCGGTGCGCCTCGCCTTGAATCCGCTCATCAGCACGATTGGCTGGTACCTGCCGCAATTATTCTCCGGTAGTCTCATCGTCGCCACCGTGATGAGTTTGCAGAACATCGGTCCCCTGCTTTTGCGCGCGCTGGTAAGCGAAGATATGTACCTCGCCGGCAGTATCCTGCTGATCTACTGCTTGCTGGCAATCGTCGGCACGCTGATTTCCGATATTTTGCTCGCGATGCTCGACCCGCGCATTCGGATGGGGGAGGCGTAA
- a CDS encoding aldo/keto reductase, with the protein MNFGTPTNEADAIEITHAALDAGINFVDTSDTYNIGVSETIVGKALAGRRSKVILATKVHGKVGDDVNDQGDSRRHIIQGCEDSLRRLNTDYIDLYQIHRPSMEIPIDETLGALTDLVRAGKVRYIGCSNYAAWMLMEALGVSERYGWARYISAQPPYNLLDRRIEQELVPLAERYNVAILPWGPMGQGILTGRYSTNGDIPGDSRAARQIASAFTQRITPLALQAAQDFIERAREFGKSPSQLALLWCKDQPGVTAPIMGPRTLAQLRELLPVLDMSLSPAERQACDAINPPGNALTDFHNSSGWTKGSVS; encoded by the coding sequence ATGAACTTTGGCACACCGACGAATGAAGCCGATGCGATAGAGATTACGCACGCCGCGCTCGATGCTGGAATCAATTTCGTTGATACGTCCGACACGTACAACATTGGCGTGAGCGAGACGATTGTCGGCAAGGCGTTGGCGGGACGACGGAGCAAGGTGATTCTCGCGACCAAGGTTCACGGCAAGGTAGGCGATGATGTGAACGATCAAGGCGATTCACGTCGTCATATCATCCAGGGTTGCGAGGATTCGTTGCGCCGTTTGAACACGGACTATATTGATCTGTATCAGATTCATCGTCCCAGTATGGAAATTCCGATTGACGAAACGCTCGGCGCGTTGACGGATTTGGTGCGCGCGGGCAAGGTGCGTTACATCGGTTGCTCGAACTATGCCGCGTGGATGTTGATGGAAGCCCTGGGAGTGAGTGAGCGATATGGCTGGGCGCGCTATATTAGCGCGCAGCCGCCGTACAATTTGCTCGACCGGCGAATCGAACAGGAATTGGTACCGCTGGCAGAGCGTTACAATGTCGCGATTTTACCCTGGGGTCCGATGGGGCAGGGCATCTTGACCGGGCGTTATTCGACGAACGGCGACATTCCCGGCGATTCGCGCGCGGCGCGACAAATAGCGAGCGCGTTCACGCAACGGATTACCCCTCTCGCACTCCAAGCCGCCCAGGATTTTATTGAGCGCGCGCGTGAATTCGGCAAGTCGCCGTCGCAACTCGCGTTGTTGTGGTGCAAAGACCAACCCGGCGTCACCGCGCCGATCATGGGACCGCGCACGCTCGCGCAACTGCGCGAATTGTTGCCCGTGCTCGACATGTCGTTGAGTCCCGCCGAGCGTCAGGCGTGTGATGCGATCAATCCGCCTGGGAATGCGCTCACCGATTTTCACAACAGTTCTGGTTGGACGAAAGGTTCGGTGAGCTAA
- a CDS encoding cupin domain-containing protein, producing MLTTIHATDAPAVKTPDGAERRVLAFGDGLMLVQFNFDAGVASWLHSHPHEQVGYVVAGEIDFIVEGEPPVRLRAGGSYYVPSNVKHNIVTYAPTVLIDAFAPARQDFLANH from the coding sequence ATGCTCACGACCATTCATGCAACTGATGCGCCGGCGGTGAAAACGCCGGATGGCGCGGAACGCCGCGTGCTCGCGTTCGGCGATGGCTTGATGCTTGTGCAATTCAATTTCGATGCGGGTGTCGCATCGTGGCTACACAGTCATCCGCATGAGCAAGTTGGTTACGTCGTCGCCGGCGAAATTGATTTTATCGTGGAAGGTGAGCCGCCCGTGCGTTTGCGCGCCGGGGGCAGTTACTATGTTCCGTCGAATGTCAAACACAATATCGTGACGTATGCTCCGACGGTTCTGATTGATGCGTTCGCGCCGGCGCGCCAAGATTTTTTAGCGAACCACTAG
- a CDS encoding ABC transporter substrate-binding protein, which produces MKMQIARRVLFWIGLGVLLALVVACSAPAPTTAPATPVPPTKAPVPTQAPAPTSAPAATAAPTKAAEPTKPAATTAPAAKYKESPLLADQVKAGKLAAVDQRLPDNPLVIAGETAGAYGGVLRRGFTGPSDANHYYRLVNDGLVRYNVEASKIEPKIAESVESSADFKTWTVKLRKGAKWSNGDPFTADDIMFWYNDVMLNKDLMPAVPFWMRNKDGSAGKVEKVDEVTLKWTFAEAHTLFLSDLAGQDGGDRSYAVHLPSKYLKQFHATYAKKDDLDKMVADAKFKTWGELFASRNAPPENPDRPTMSPWTPASRVSDQVFSLKRNPYFVGVDKEGNQLPYMDEIRLTFFADTQALNLAAIAGEFDQQDRHMNIMNYPILKENEQKGKYKILTWPTMGGSDAAIMFNQTHQKDPDIAKLIQNKNFRIALSYAIDRKQIQESAFLGLGEIRQPVAPPWVPFYPGDAVAKKYTEFKTDEANKLLDSIGMDKKDSEGFRYYPGTTKRALIELSWVNAFGPWGDVAQIVSRNWEKVGIKTNAVERQRALHFQMRDANELQAELWQEDSGAFPFSVTTKYDPRNIGGGVGLTLAPLVGKWYSTAGKEGVEPSADLKKVVELLDKAKVSGEADRVAIAKELYGVWVDNMFEIGLVGLTPMVQGVVVVNNNLMNVPKLAGNDWPPRSPGNARPETWYYKK; this is translated from the coding sequence ATGAAAATGCAAATTGCGCGACGAGTGTTGTTTTGGATCGGTCTGGGTGTGCTCTTGGCGCTCGTGGTAGCATGTTCTGCGCCTGCCCCGACAACCGCGCCGGCGACACCTGTACCGCCGACCAAAGCGCCCGTGCCCACGCAAGCGCCCGCGCCGACGAGCGCGCCTGCGGCGACTGCCGCGCCGACCAAAGCGGCAGAGCCGACCAAGCCCGCCGCCACCACTGCACCCGCCGCCAAGTACAAAGAATCGCCATTGCTGGCAGATCAGGTCAAAGCCGGAAAACTTGCCGCCGTTGATCAACGTCTGCCTGACAACCCGCTTGTGATCGCTGGCGAAACTGCCGGCGCGTACGGCGGGGTTCTGCGCCGCGGCTTTACTGGACCGTCGGATGCGAACCATTACTACCGCTTGGTCAACGATGGGTTAGTCCGCTACAATGTGGAAGCTTCCAAGATCGAGCCGAAGATCGCCGAGAGTGTCGAGTCCTCGGCTGATTTCAAAACCTGGACCGTCAAACTCCGTAAAGGCGCCAAGTGGTCGAATGGCGATCCGTTCACCGCGGATGACATCATGTTTTGGTACAACGACGTTATGCTGAACAAAGACCTGATGCCAGCGGTGCCGTTCTGGATGCGGAACAAGGACGGGTCGGCGGGTAAGGTCGAAAAAGTTGACGAGGTCACCCTCAAGTGGACGTTTGCCGAAGCGCATACGCTCTTCTTGAGCGATCTCGCCGGTCAGGATGGCGGAGACCGCTCGTACGCCGTTCACCTGCCCTCCAAATACTTGAAGCAATTCCATGCGACCTATGCCAAGAAGGACGACCTCGACAAGATGGTCGCCGACGCCAAGTTCAAGACCTGGGGCGAACTGTTCGCCTCGCGGAATGCCCCGCCCGAAAATCCGGATCGCCCGACGATGTCGCCGTGGACGCCTGCCTCACGCGTCAGCGATCAGGTTTTCTCGTTGAAACGTAATCCGTACTTTGTCGGCGTGGACAAGGAAGGCAACCAACTTCCGTACATGGATGAAATTCGCCTCACCTTCTTCGCCGATACGCAGGCGCTGAACCTTGCCGCTATCGCCGGTGAATTCGATCAGCAGGATCGCCACATGAACATCATGAACTATCCGATCCTGAAAGAGAACGAACAAAAGGGCAAGTACAAGATCCTCACGTGGCCCACCATGGGCGGCTCTGATGCGGCGATCATGTTCAATCAGACCCACCAGAAGGACCCGGATATCGCCAAGCTGATCCAGAACAAGAATTTCCGCATCGCGCTCTCCTACGCGATTGATCGCAAGCAGATTCAAGAGTCTGCCTTCCTCGGCTTGGGCGAGATTCGCCAGCCCGTTGCTCCGCCGTGGGTGCCGTTCTATCCCGGCGACGCCGTCGCGAAAAAGTACACTGAATTCAAGACGGACGAAGCGAACAAGTTGCTCGACAGTATCGGAATGGACAAGAAGGACTCGGAGGGTTTCCGCTACTATCCCGGCACGACCAAACGCGCATTGATCGAACTCTCCTGGGTCAATGCCTTCGGTCCGTGGGGCGATGTGGCGCAGATCGTCAGCCGAAACTGGGAGAAAGTCGGCATCAAGACGAATGCCGTGGAACGCCAACGCGCACTTCACTTCCAAATGCGCGATGCCAACGAACTGCAAGCCGAACTGTGGCAAGAAGATTCGGGTGCGTTCCCCTTCTCCGTCACAACCAAGTATGATCCCCGCAACATTGGTGGTGGCGTTGGCTTGACCCTCGCGCCGCTTGTCGGCAAGTGGTATTCGACCGCCGGCAAGGAAGGCGTTGAACCGAGCGCCGATCTCAAGAAGGTCGTCGAACTGCTTGACAAAGCCAAAGTTTCTGGCGAAGCTGATCGTGTCGCGATTGCCAAGGAACTGTATGGCGTCTGGGTAGACAACATGTTCGAGATCGGATTGGTTGGTCTCACACCAATGGTGCAAGGTGTCGTCGTTGTCAACAACAATCTCATGAACGTGCCCAAGTTGGCTGGCAATGATTGGCCCCCCCGCTCTCCCGGCAATGCACGTCCAGAAACGTGGTACTATAAAAAGTAA
- a CDS encoding ABC transporter permease: protein MDAQVKTPEPQVPSEAAEIGALPFAAAAEARVSVASNWTLIWWRFKKHRLALFCAGLLIAFYIVVLFPDFFATLDPEQTEARLGFIPAQSVHLFDGWNFSPWSPAVVGKRNPVTLRMEWQVDTSQKIPVRFFVKGFPYKIFGIIPADVHLVGPASDDPNTRLNILGTDRLGRDQWSRLMYATRISMTIGMIAVALSVIFGVLLGGISGYFGGWIDLLIQRLIELLQSLPTIPVWLALTAALPRDWRPEQVFFAITIILSLLGWTTLAREVRGRFLSLREEDFVLAAELAGCSRLRIITRHMVPTFMSHIIATSTLAIPVMIINETSLSFLGLGMRPPAISWGVLLQEAQNLQSIALASWLLFPVVVVVVAVLAFNLVGDGLRDAADPYSH from the coding sequence ATGGACGCTCAAGTCAAGACGCCTGAACCACAAGTACCAAGCGAAGCCGCGGAGATAGGCGCACTCCCGTTCGCCGCCGCTGCTGAGGCGCGTGTATCGGTTGCGTCGAATTGGACGCTAATTTGGTGGCGCTTTAAAAAGCATCGCTTGGCATTGTTCTGTGCGGGATTGCTGATTGCTTTTTACATCGTCGTCTTGTTCCCGGATTTCTTTGCGACTCTGGATCCAGAACAAACCGAGGCGCGACTCGGGTTCATCCCCGCCCAAAGTGTCCACCTGTTTGACGGTTGGAATTTCAGCCCCTGGTCGCCCGCCGTCGTTGGTAAACGAAATCCGGTTACGTTGAGGATGGAATGGCAAGTGGACACGAGCCAGAAAATCCCGGTCCGCTTTTTTGTGAAAGGATTTCCGTACAAGATCTTTGGTATCATTCCGGCGGATGTTCATCTCGTGGGTCCCGCGTCCGACGACCCGAACACACGGCTGAATATCCTTGGCACGGATCGCCTCGGGCGCGATCAATGGTCGCGCTTGATGTACGCCACGCGCATTTCGATGACGATTGGAATGATCGCCGTCGCCTTGAGTGTCATCTTCGGCGTTCTGCTCGGCGGCATTTCCGGCTATTTCGGCGGTTGGATTGATTTGTTGATCCAACGCCTGATCGAATTGCTTCAATCGCTGCCGACCATTCCGGTTTGGCTCGCCCTCACCGCGGCATTGCCACGGGATTGGCGTCCCGAGCAAGTCTTTTTCGCGATTACGATCATTCTATCGCTTCTCGGTTGGACGACGCTGGCGCGTGAAGTCCGCGGGCGCTTTTTATCTCTGCGCGAAGAAGATTTCGTGCTCGCGGCGGAACTTGCCGGGTGTAGTCGTCTGCGGATCATTACGCGGCACATGGTGCCGACGTTTATGAGTCACATTATCGCGACGAGTACACTGGCGATCCCGGTGATGATTATTAACGAGACATCGCTGAGTTTTCTTGGCTTGGGGATGCGCCCGCCGGCAATCAGTTGGGGTGTGCTGCTGCAAGAAGCGCAGAATCTCCAATCCATCGCGCTGGCGTCGTGGTTGCTTTTCCCGGTTGTCGTGGTCGTCGTCGCGGTGCTCGCGTTTAACTTGGTCGGTGACGGACTGCGCGATGCCGCCGATCCGTATAGTCACTAG
- a CDS encoding heparinase II/III family protein: MPTKLETLLEINAPTEDLISRIRQSPARASMLEMIRRAAPDLKAIPQTPYTLYREFEYTGMRDGYQQPYYLKRSLLTRAVVEMMLGDDSMRDHVHDLLWSICEETTWLLPAHEEQGPDFWELHPSPRAQSWGAHTMLTREPDSIDLFAAETGASLAETIHWLGDRLAPEVVQRVRQQVERHIFKPYLAYARKHWWYKGALNWNGVCNGAIGLAFLRLERDPRTLAEALSLVLEGFEAYIATGFEPDGGSIEGISYWNYGLMYYVTLAELLRERTNGKLDLLAAPRLRDIARYPLGMALSRGVFVNFGDAVEEAALAPGIVQRIAERTGVNDLRALVLDPDHLEASSGSTAKLAIVLRDMAWWDGAPPPIPASARQDFFLPDCAIAKLTGQTSTSKPVALVAKAGHNDGHHSHTDVGHFILHVDGESLLCDPGRGLYSREYFRQPRYENMFCNSIGHSVPRLGGQLQMPGPEFGGHKQFHGEIIAHGEQAGAKFVVIEMQNAYDVSGLTLVRRTLRLTPGTGETSLEDVFEFQGTPLAIEEAFVTWFSVQAEGATARIVGQHSALALSIEEPRGATFRATRLEQACRENHRQGVLTRLSIELPNSATRFRMRLVPQSV, translated from the coding sequence ATGCCGACCAAACTTGAAACGCTACTGGAAATCAACGCGCCAACCGAAGACCTGATTAGTCGGATCCGACAATCGCCTGCGCGCGCATCTATGTTGGAAATGATTCGCCGCGCCGCGCCGGATCTCAAGGCGATTCCGCAAACTCCGTACACACTGTACCGCGAATTTGAATACACCGGAATGCGCGACGGTTATCAACAACCGTACTATCTCAAACGCTCGCTGCTGACGCGCGCCGTCGTCGAAATGATGCTGGGTGATGATTCGATGCGCGACCACGTGCACGATTTGCTCTGGAGCATTTGCGAAGAAACGACCTGGCTTTTGCCGGCGCATGAAGAACAGGGTCCTGACTTTTGGGAATTGCATCCCTCGCCGCGTGCCCAGTCCTGGGGCGCGCACACGATGCTCACGCGCGAACCGGATTCGATTGACCTGTTCGCCGCCGAGACCGGCGCGAGTCTTGCCGAAACGATTCACTGGCTCGGCGACCGGCTCGCGCCCGAAGTGGTGCAGCGCGTTCGACAACAGGTCGAGCGCCACATTTTCAAACCGTACCTCGCGTACGCGCGCAAACATTGGTGGTACAAAGGCGCGCTCAATTGGAACGGCGTTTGCAATGGCGCGATTGGACTCGCGTTTCTCCGGCTCGAACGCGATCCGCGTACGCTCGCCGAAGCGTTATCGCTTGTCCTGGAAGGATTCGAAGCGTACATCGCGACCGGCTTTGAACCCGACGGCGGCTCGATTGAAGGCATCTCGTACTGGAATTACGGTTTGATGTACTATGTCACGCTCGCCGAATTGTTGCGCGAGAGAACGAACGGCAAACTCGATCTGCTCGCCGCGCCGCGCTTGCGCGATATCGCGCGTTATCCGCTAGGCATGGCATTGTCGCGCGGCGTGTTCGTCAACTTTGGCGACGCGGTCGAAGAAGCCGCGCTTGCGCCCGGTATCGTCCAGCGTATTGCCGAACGAACTGGCGTGAATGATTTGCGCGCGTTGGTGCTCGACCCCGATCACTTGGAGGCAAGTAGTGGTTCAACGGCGAAGCTCGCGATTGTCTTGCGCGACATGGCGTGGTGGGATGGCGCGCCGCCACCGATACCAGCATCGGCGCGACAGGATTTCTTTTTGCCAGATTGCGCGATTGCCAAACTGACCGGGCAAACATCAACGAGCAAGCCGGTTGCGCTCGTCGCCAAAGCCGGGCATAACGACGGGCATCACAGTCACACCGATGTCGGTCATTTCATTTTGCACGTGGATGGCGAGAGTTTGTTGTGCGACCCAGGACGCGGACTGTACAGTCGCGAGTATTTTCGCCAACCCCGCTACGAGAATATGTTTTGCAATTCAATCGGTCACAGTGTGCCGCGCCTCGGCGGACAGTTGCAGATGCCCGGTCCCGAGTTTGGCGGGCATAAACAATTTCATGGCGAGATCATCGCGCACGGCGAACAAGCCGGCGCGAAATTCGTCGTGATCGAAATGCAAAACGCGTACGATGTGTCGGGACTCACTCTGGTGCGGCGCACGTTGCGTTTGACACCGGGAACCGGCGAAACTTCATTAGAAGATGTATTTGAATTCCAGGGCACACCGCTCGCCATCGAAGAAGCATTCGTCACCTGGTTTTCCGTGCAAGCCGAAGGCGCGACCGCGCGTATCGTCGGACAACACTCGGCGCTTGCGCTCTCCATCGAAGAGCCGCGCGGCGCGACGTTTCGCGCGACGCGGTTGGAACAAGCGTGTCGCGAAAATCACCGGCAAGGTGTGCTAACGCGGTTGTCCATCGAACTGCCCAACAGCGCAACGCGTTTTCGAATGCGACTCGTACCGCAGTCTGTTTGA
- a CDS encoding ATP-binding cassette domain-containing protein, whose amino-acid sequence MKYEARCVNTNPVLLDVKNLKKYFPIQKGLLKRVVGHVRAVDDVSFFIRQGETLGLVGESGCGKTTTGRVILRAMDPTAGEVWYRRDDTLVELSKVPRGEMKPFRREMQIIFQDPFSSLDPRMTVMEIVAEPLMIHGVAKGDELKARVRELLECVGMRVQHMNRYPYAFSGGQRQRIGVARALALNPKFIVCDEPVSALDVSIQAQVVNLLRDLQKSLGLTYLFISHDLSVVEHISDRVAVMYLGGIVELAPAEELYAKPYHPYTEALLSAVPSSDPDRQIKRLLLPGDVPNPANPPSGCKFHPRCRYAKDICRAQIPEWRELSHDHWVACHLADQLKLAGMAEN is encoded by the coding sequence ATGAAATATGAGGCGAGATGCGTGAACACTAATCCAGTTCTCCTCGATGTCAAAAATCTCAAAAAATATTTTCCGATCCAAAAAGGTTTGCTCAAACGCGTGGTCGGTCATGTTCGCGCGGTGGATGATGTTAGTTTCTTCATTCGTCAAGGTGAAACGCTCGGACTGGTCGGCGAATCGGGGTGCGGCAAGACGACGACGGGACGCGTGATCCTGCGCGCGATGGATCCGACCGCAGGTGAGGTGTGGTATCGGCGCGATGACACGCTGGTCGAACTGTCCAAGGTGCCGCGCGGCGAAATGAAACCGTTTCGCCGCGAGATGCAAATCATTTTCCAGGATCCGTTCTCGTCGCTCGATCCGCGCATGACGGTGATGGAAATTGTCGCCGAGCCGTTGATGATTCATGGAGTCGCCAAGGGCGATGAGTTAAAAGCGCGCGTGCGCGAATTGCTCGAATGTGTGGGGATGCGCGTCCAGCACATGAATCGCTATCCGTACGCCTTCTCCGGCGGACAGCGCCAACGCATCGGCGTGGCGCGCGCGCTCGCGCTCAACCCCAAGTTCATCGTGTGCGACGAACCGGTCAGCGCGTTGGATGTTTCGATTCAAGCCCAGGTCGTCAACTTGTTGCGCGATCTGCAAAAGTCGCTCGGCTTGACGTATCTTTTCATCTCGCACGATCTCTCGGTCGTCGAGCATATCAGCGACCGCGTCGCGGTCATGTATCTCGGCGGCATCGTCGAGCTTGCGCCAGCGGAAGAGTTGTACGCCAAGCCGTACCATCCGTACACCGAAGCGTTGCTCTCTGCCGTACCGAGTTCGGACCCAGACCGACAGATCAAGCGACTCTTGTTGCCGGGCGATGTGCCGAATCCGGCGAATCCGCCTTCAGGTTGCAAATTTCATCCGCGTTGCCGGTACGCCAAAGATATTTGCCGCGCGCAAATACCCGAGTGGCGCGAACTCTCGCACGATCACTGGGTTGCGTGTCATCTCGCCGACCAGCTCAAACTAGCCGGCATGGCGGAGAATTGA